In a genomic window of Tamandua tetradactyla isolate mTamTet1 chromosome 17, mTamTet1.pri, whole genome shotgun sequence:
- the MXD1 gene encoding max dimerization protein 1 isoform X2, with protein sequence MLPYNNKDRDALKRRNKSKKNNSSSRSTHNEMEKNRRAHLRLCLEKLKGLVPLGPESNRHTTLSLLTKAKLHIKKLEDCDRKAIHQIDQLQREQRHLKRQLEKLGIERIRMDSIGSTVSSERSDSDREEIDVDVESTDYLTGDLDWSSSSVSDSDERGSTQSLGSDEGYSSSSIKRIKLQDNHKTCLGL encoded by the exons ATGTTACCATACAATAACAAGGACAGAGATGCCTTAAAACGGAGGAACAAATCCAAGAAGAATAACAGCAGTAGCAG ATCAACTCACAATGAAATGGAGAAGAATAG GCGGGCTCATCTTCGCTTGTGCCTGGAGAAGTTGAAGGGACTAGTACCACTTGGGCCCGAGTCAAATCGACACACTACATTGAGTTTATTAACAAAAGCCAAATTGCACATAAAG AAACTTGAAGattgtgacagaaaagccattCACCAGATAGACCAGCTTCAGCGAGAGCAGCGGCACCTGAAAAGGCAGCTGGAGAAGCTGGGCATTGAGAGGATACGCATGGACAGCATCGGCTCCACAGTCTCCTCAGAGCGCTCAGACTCAGACAGGG AAGAAATTGATGTTGATGTTGAAAGCACAGACTATCTCACAGGCGATTTGGACTGGAGCAGCAGCAGCGTGAGTGATTCTGATGAGCGGGGAAGCACGCAGAGCCTCGGCAGTGACGAGGGCTACTCCAGCTCCAGCATCAAGAGAATAAAACTCCAGGACAATCACAAGACATGTCTCGGTCTATAA
- the MXD1 gene encoding max dimerization protein 1 isoform X1: MATAVRRNIQMLLEAADYLERREREAEHGYASMLPYNNKDRDALKRRNKSKKNNSSSRSTHNEMEKNRRAHLRLCLEKLKGLVPLGPESNRHTTLSLLTKAKLHIKKLEDCDRKAIHQIDQLQREQRHLKRQLEKLGIERIRMDSIGSTVSSERSDSDREEIDVDVESTDYLTGDLDWSSSSVSDSDERGSTQSLGSDEGYSSSSIKRIKLQDNHKTCLGL, encoded by the exons ATGGCGACGGCGGTTCGGAGGAACATCCAGATGCTGCTGGAGGCGGCCGACTACCTGGAGCGGCGGGAGAGAG AAGCTGAACATGGTTATGCCTCCATGTTACCATACAATAACAAGGACAGAGATGCCTTAAAACGGAGGAACAAATCCAAGAAGAATAACAGCAGTAGCAG ATCAACTCACAATGAAATGGAGAAGAATAG GCGGGCTCATCTTCGCTTGTGCCTGGAGAAGTTGAAGGGACTAGTACCACTTGGGCCCGAGTCAAATCGACACACTACATTGAGTTTATTAACAAAAGCCAAATTGCACATAAAG AAACTTGAAGattgtgacagaaaagccattCACCAGATAGACCAGCTTCAGCGAGAGCAGCGGCACCTGAAAAGGCAGCTGGAGAAGCTGGGCATTGAGAGGATACGCATGGACAGCATCGGCTCCACAGTCTCCTCAGAGCGCTCAGACTCAGACAGGG AAGAAATTGATGTTGATGTTGAAAGCACAGACTATCTCACAGGCGATTTGGACTGGAGCAGCAGCAGCGTGAGTGATTCTGATGAGCGGGGAAGCACGCAGAGCCTCGGCAGTGACGAGGGCTACTCCAGCTCCAGCATCAAGAGAATAAAACTCCAGGACAATCACAAGACATGTCTCGGTCTATAA